The Streptomyces sp. Je 1-332 genome has a window encoding:
- a CDS encoding Lsr2 family protein: MAQRVVVTLSDDIDGGDAAETIAFGLDGKSYEIDLNQTNAKKLRKALAPYLDAARKQSKSGKAFKHTTVAANPAAVRAWARSHQMDVPPRGRIPKKVYEAFEAAN, encoded by the coding sequence GTGGCGCAGCGTGTCGTAGTCACTCTCTCTGACGACATCGACGGCGGGGATGCGGCGGAGACGATCGCCTTCGGTCTTGACGGCAAGTCGTACGAGATCGACCTCAACCAAACCAATGCCAAGAAACTGCGCAAGGCACTCGCCCCGTACCTGGACGCGGCCCGCAAGCAGTCGAAGTCCGGCAAGGCCTTCAAGCACACGACGGTGGCGGCGAACCCCGCGGCCGTCCGCGCCTGGGCCCGCTCGCACCAGATGGACGTGCCGCCGCGCGGCCGCATCCCGAAGAAGGTCTACGAGGCCTTCGAGGCGGCCAACTGA